The Microbacterium sulfonylureivorans region GTGCCGATCGCGGCGGCCACCCCGATGCCGGCGCGGCGGTCTGCGCCACCGGTGCGGGTGGTCGCCGCGTCCATCGGGGCGGATGTCCCCGTGATCCCCGTCGGAGTCGAATCGGGCGGATTCATGGAGCTGCCGGTCGACCCCGCCGTCGCCGGCTGGTATCGATTCGGCGCAGACCCGTCGAGCGACGACGGCAACACCGTGATCTCGGCTCACGTCGATGCGCCGGACTACCCGATCGGCCCCTTCAGCAGGCTGCGCGAGGTTCGGGTGGGCGAAGTGATCGAGGTGACGGATGCCGCGGCCGCGGTGCATCGCTATGCCGCGGAGAGCGTGACCTACTACCCGAAGGCCGACCTGCCGGTCGCCGGGCTGTTCGCCCGCGAGGGCACTCGCAATCTGGTGCTGATCACCTGTGGCGGACGGTTCGACCCCGGCACCGGCCGGTACGACGACAACGTGGTTGTCATCGCGACCCCGACGTCATGAGCCGGCGATGGTGCCGGCCGACAGGGAAGGAACGACGGTGGACGAAACACAGGATCGCGATCTGTGCGAGCGGTTCCGGAGCGGCGACGAGCGCGCGCTCGAGGAGATCTACCGTCGCTGGTCCCCGATCGTCTTCACGCTGGCCCTGCGCTATCTGGGCGACCGAGGGGACGCCGAGGACGTGACGCAGAAGGCGTTCGTGTCGGCATGGACCTCGCGCGCGTCGTACGACCCGGCCAAGGGCCGCATCTCGACCTGGCTCGTCGCCATCACGCGCCGGCGGATCGCCGACACGCTTGAAGCGCGCACGCGCGTGCGCGCTTTGCAGGAGCACCTCCAGCGCTTCGTAACCCCTGAGGAGCTCGCCACCCCGGAGATCGACCTGGGCGACCGCCTGCTGCTGGCGAACGAGCTCGATCAGCTCGAGCCGGACGCCAGACGGGTCGTCCGCCTCGCGTTCTACGACGATCTCACGCACGAGCAGATCTCAGACCGTCTTCAGATGCCGCTGGGTACCGTGAAGAGCCATATCAGGAGAAGTCTCGTCCGCCTGCGCAGCCGATTGGAGGTGGGTCATGTCGCATCTTGATCCCGAGCGGCTCTCACTGATCGCCATCGGCGACCCCGCGACCGCGGAGGAGCGCGCCCACCTCGAGCAGTGCGACGAGTGCTCGCTCGAGCTCGCCGAACTGGAGTACACCGTCGCCGTCGGACGCTCGACCGTCGCGCTGGGTGGTGTCGAAGCACCCCCCGACCGGGTGTGGGATCGCATCGCCGACGAACTGCGCCTGTCACCCTCTTCCGGCACGCACACCGCGGCGGACCCGGGATCGCTCGGGGCGGTCCGTTCGGTGCACAGCGCCCCTGCTCGCCGAGGCCGCGTGTCGCGCGTGCTGTTCGCGCTCGCGGCGAGCGTCGCGCTGATCGTGGCGGGCTTCGGCACCTGGATGCTGGTGCGTCCAGCCGATCCGGTGGAGGTGGCGTCCGCGTCGCTCGACGCCTTCCCGGATCATCCCGGCGCGCACGGCGAGGCGGTGGTCGTCCAGGCCGCCGACGGCGAGCGACAGGTCAGGGTCGAGCTCGACGGGTCAGAGACCGATGCCGGGTTCCGCGAGGTGTGGCTCATCAACGCCGATGCCTCGGCGCTCGTCAGTCTCGGAGTCCTCGACGGGAGCGAGGGAGTCTTCGCCATCCCCGACGACGTCGACCTGGCCGACTACGTGCTGGTGGACATCTCGCAGGAGCCGGAGGACGGCGATCCCGCCCACTCGGGCGACTCCATCGTGCGGGGCGAACTCGGCTTCGCGTGACAGGAATGGCGGGGGCGCAGCATCCGTTGTATTCTGGTGTGCTCGGATGCTTCGGCACATCGAGTGTTCAGAAACTCAACAGCGTGACAGCGGCCCTTCGCACGAAGGCTCATGGGGATGATCGGTTTCGACATCGCCTGTGAATCTGCGGGAAGCGGGCCGAGGATGCAGGGTTATCTCGTAAACGACCTCTGCAAAAACATAATTGCCGATGCAAATCGCAATGAGTTCGCCCTCGCTGCCTAAGCGAGCCTGAACTCCGTGAGACCGTAGGCGTTCCCGCTACGGACCCTCGCGTCATCTAGGGGACTTGCTGCGTGATGGCGTCTGGACGTCACGTGGGACTCTTCCCAGGCTGGGCTCGTCGACTTAGGTGTCTGTGACAAAGGTCGGAGCCGAGCAGAACGTCTCTACAGACTGCGCCCGGAGAAGACGCAGTATCCCAGCGATGGACGGGGGTTCGATTCCCCCCATCTCCACCACCCGCTGTCACGGAACAAGGCCCTGAGAACCGCGTAATCACGCGGGTTTCGGGGCCTTTGTTCGTTGCCGGCGACATCGCCCGAACCATATCGCCCACAAACCATCAGGGCATACATGCTGAAATGCGTGTCCGGATGCCGCTCGTTGCCGGTCTCATGGGTCGTTGCTTGCGCGGGAGCCTGGGCAGTCGTTGAGCGAGCCCAGCGAGCCAAACGGTCGTCAGCTCGACCGGAGCGGGCCAGCTTCCGGGTTGAGGCCGCCCTGGACTGGTGTGCGGTCGGCGGGTGGGCGGGCGGCAGGGCTCGGCTTGCGTGCGGCGGCGCGCCTCGCGAATCGCCAATATGGGAGCGGAGGCGGTCATCCGCGCAGCCGCGTTGATTGGGGGCGTTGTAACGCCGTGGCCAGCCGAAGCGCGGCGGTTGGACGTCCCTGTGTCGCCCCCGGGTGGGCACATGTCCGGCCGCTACGGTGGTTGGTATGCGATGCCGATCAGCGTTGGTGGTCAGTTCGTTCCTCCTCGCCACATCGCTTACAGGCTGCGCCACTGCCGCGGTCGGCGGGGAGATCGCGACACCTGCCGTTGTGACCAAACCCACCGCGACGAGTGAGCCCACCTCCGCTTCGGATAGCGAGGTTGCCGCAGCGCGCGAGCAGGCCCAAGCGTGGCTCGAGGCGGCCACCCTCCCGCCGGGAGCCGTCCGCTCGGAAAGGCGCATCGGCGGCTTCTACTCATACACCGGGTGGCCGTGCGGGCCGGTCGAGGAGATCGAAGCATTCTGGACGATCCCCGGCGCGACCGTCCGTGACACTGCCAATTGGCTCATGAAGCACCCAACCGCAGACCTCATCACGACGGCCGTTGCGCCTGTACCCGACGACCCGGCCATCGATTCTGCGATCGTCGGATATATCCCTGAGCTGGACTCTCAGGAAGGAATCGTCTACACGGTCGGAAAGACCAGGGATGGGGTTGCGGTGAGAGCCGAGGTCGCGGCTCAGACGGATTCCGCATTCTGCCCACCCCTCCCTGACGGCGCGACCTACGGAGCACCGGGACAGGGATAGCGCCACCCTGGCTGTCGAGAGCCGCTCGGTCCACGTCGGCTGCAGGTCGTCGCACGTGCAGCGTGGGCGGCGCCTTACAACCGGAACGTACCAAGCGCAGCTCGATACAGCCCGCTGTCCGCTCGCGTGACGTCGGTGACGATCAGGGCATTCGTGCCCAGCTTGCGGGTGTACTCACCACGGCAGGGGATCGTGACGATCTTGGTGAGCCCTGCGCGCCACGCCGGAATCAGCGCCTCGAGATCCCGGCGTTTCGGGCTGTTCCGGTGCGCGTCGGGCATGGACGCGATGAACGCGTCCATGCCGTGGCGCTCCCAGTTCTTCCAGGATGGATCCTGGAAGACATGGTGGCCGAACTCGTCGCTCCAGTTCGGACCGAGCATCTGGTGGAGGGCAGCCTTGCGCTCTTCCGAACCGTGGGCCAGATCTTCGAGCTGTGCGAAGCGCGAGGGTTCGAGCTCCCGACCAGTATGCGCAACGGTCTCACGCCAGATCCGGGGCCAAGCGCGCTCCCACTCGACGCGGGATTCTCTGCTCATGCCGGCGGCGGCGCGTTCCGGAGTCTGGCTCAGCATCGGTGGGAGGTCGTCACCGTCGAGCTGCAGCTCGTGAGCCTCACGTACCCAGAGCATCTCGAGCAACTGATTTGGACGGTCTTCGATAGTGAGCGTCATATCGTGCGGCCACGGGTTGCTCGGCATCGGTTCATCGGAGCGCATCCACCCAGTTCATCGGACTCCTCCGTCCGCCGTAAAGGGGTCGCCGAGCGCACCTAGATCGCGTTCGATCTGGTCCTGCCGCCGTATGCTGACGCCGTGGTGCTGAAGCGCAAAGCTGGGCGGGCGGCTCTCGTTGTCGGGTGCGCTGCGGTCTTAGCGCTCATCGCCTCACTGATTCTCGCGCCGATGGTCTTTCCCGGCATGTGCGTCGACTCAACTGAGCCCGATCAGACCTACTGCACCGACTTACCCGCGCAGACGCTTGTGGGCCTCCAAGCTCACCTCGGGCTCTGGATCGCTGTGCTCGTTGCGATCGGAGCAGCAACCGGCGTACTGCTGCTCTGGCCGCGTCGTAAATGGGAGGCCTGAGATCCCGCGCGGCTGTCGGTCTCTCTGAGCGCGGGCGCTATGAGTCCGGGGATTGATCCCGCCACCACGAGTCGTTCCGCTGAGCTGGTTCAAGCCGCTCGATGACCGGACGTGCATGCGCAACGAACCGTTCGGCAACCGCACGCCGTGGTCTCGCAGGCAATGTGCGAGACCTTCCGGCCATCCGAAGAGTCCATCGCTGTGGCTAGGACGAGGGGCCATCAGCGGGCGCGCCGGTCGATAAGCATGAGCTCCGAAGGAGGCGCTCTCACATTGCGACAACGGACGGAGAGTCAGCCCTCCGCTACGAGGGTTGACCATGCGATGTCGATCACGCAAACGCCCTCGTCCGTCTCTCGGTAGAAGACGTCACCAGGGAACCTGGAGCCGGGTGTCAGACCCTCGGGTAGGCCCTCGAGGTTGATGTTCCACTGAGGATCGAGCGGGACCTGCTCCTCCCAATACTCTGCAACGAAGCGCTCGGGCTCGCCCGCCGACAGGCCGAGCCAATCGCTCGGTTCTCCGAGCTCCGCTGCCGAGTCCTCACAGATGAGATCAGTCGGAGTGCCGTCGGCCATGGCGTCGACCAGTTCCTCGGTTGTCTGGATCACGCGAGCGCCGTCCTGCCCCCAGATCACCGAATCGACAGAACAGCCGGTCAGCGCGGCTGACAGCACGAGCGCGACAAGCGTCAACACCGAGCCACGAAGAGTACCCACCAGGCGAATCTAACGAACGTGTACCGCAGGCGGTCCTGAAGCCAACGCATCGGCGTTGACCACGCAGGCCGTGTGGCGATGCGGTGTCTTTCGCCCCGGTCCAACCCGAATGACAAGGCGATCTTCTGGACCAGGTGTCTAGGCTGCCGTGAGGATCGCCTCGCGCCGCTCCAGCAGAGTGCCGATCCGCGTTGAGGTCTCTATGGCGCTGGTGGCGAGCTGTTCTGCGAGCTGAGTGAGGCGGTCGTCAAGTTTCTCGGCGCTCGCCCGGGCTTCGGAGATGCGGTCCATCACCATCCAATCGCTGAGGATGTTGTCGAACAGCACATCGAAGACCGCCACAGTGTCGGAGATCTCGACGCCATCGATAGCCGAGGCTCCGAGGTCGGCGAGCTCGGTGGAAAGTCGCTCGAGCGCCCGGTTGACCCCGGCGAAAGCGTCGGTTGCCTCGCTGATGTTCGAGTGCTTGACCATATCGGCGACAAAGCCGCCCCCGAAGAAGGTGTCGTACGTCGACCAGCCGCCCGCGCTGTCCAGCTTCACGAGTGCTTCCTCCAGTGCTGCTCTCGTGGCGCGCGACGCATCGAGAGCCTCCGTGATCTCGCGTTGATGCGCCGCGGCCACCCCTAACTGGTCTGCAATCTCCGTCAGTTCTGCCGCGTCGCGACCGCCGGCCGCGTGCAGGGCGACCTCGTAGGCGGCCAGCGCCTGACCGTACGCGTGATCCGCTCCGCGTAAGGCATCGTGTTCGCTGCGGAGTCGGGCGTCGTCGGCGATGGCGCTGTCGAGTCGCGCCTGTGCGCCGGCCACGGCGAGCCGGGCAGCGTCTGCCTCGGCGCGCTCGATGGCCAGGCGATCGGCCGTGTCTCCGCGCAGCGTCGCCCAGATCTTCGTCGGCGACAGCTTCTCCAGCCGGCGGACATCGGACTGCTCCATCTGCAGCCCCCGCTGTAGGTCGGCCAGCTCGCCCCGTCGCGTCTCCACGAGCGCCCCCGTGGTCTCAAGCTGGACATACAGTCGTCTCTGACGCGCACGGACCTCTGCGGCAGCACGGACGGCCTCGGCAGGCGTCGCCAGATCGGGTTCGGTCACCCAGTCACTGTGCCACAGCCTCACGCTGGCGGCCGAGACCTCAGATGGGAGCGCGTCGCCAAGCAAGAGCGAGCAGAGAGCGATCTGCGCCAGACAGCCGCGCACTCGAGCCGCCCTGAGGGCGGTCGGATAGCACAGCGGCCCGAGTCCCCGCGCGGTGAGGTCGCAGGTGACCGCGAAGGTGGGAGCGACCCGGGTCATGGATGACCAGCCCTGGGGGTCCGTGAGACGATGCAACGGATGGACACGGCCGCTCTCGACGAATTGCAGGCGCTTCGGGCGCGCGCGTATGGCCCTTTGGCCGACATCGATCAGGATCCCGATGCATTGCGGCGGCTTCATGAGCTGGAAGTTTCGATGAACAGGGCGTCGATGTCCGCTCGCGCGGATGTCACTGACGGCGTTCGCGGGACGCCTGAGCCCGGTCCGTCCAAGCACGCTTCCGACCCACCTCCAGTCTTCGAGGCTGGTCAGCCGCCGGAGGCCGAGCGTCGGCAGGCAAACCTTGACCCGCTTGCGCTGGATGAGCGGCTGCCCGTGCCCCGCAGACTGAGCCGATGGCTGAAGTGGCTCTGGGCGTTGACCGTACTGGCGGCAGCCGCACTCGCAGCGGCGGCGACGTTCGCGTTGACATGGATGGCTCCGGTATCGGTCTCTTCCGGTGCCGTGCAGATCGCCACCCTCGAGCCGTCCGCGACGGCCGAGGTTCCGAGCAATTGGTTCGGTGCGGGGCCAAGCTCGGTGGTTTACGAGTATTACGGCTTGACCCTCTTCGAGACCGCGACGGGATTCAGCGGGCCAGGGACCGACTGCTTCACCGTCGTTGTTACGGAGCAGGTGCCCGACGAAGAGGAGGGTGACCCGAACAACTGGTCGCTTTCCGGCCTGGTCTCCTCGGGTTGCCGGGTCGGCGACTTCCCCGCGACGATCGAGCTCCTTGTCGACGCCAACGCACCGGAAGAACTCAGCGCCCGCTACCCGAAGGGCAGCGCCCTGCAGTTCGTGCTCGACGGTGACCGAGTGGGAGTCTTCCTAGACCAGGACAACGACATTCGTTGAGCTCAGGCAACCCAAGCTAGAGAGCGTGACGAGTTTCTCAACTGCGGATGCGCCGGAGTTCGAGTATGGGGGTCATCGAATCGCACTTGATGCGGTCGACTCCGTCGCAGGCGTGGCGGTGTACCTCCTGGGCGAGTGCCGAATTCGGGTCGGCGCATTTCGCCGATGAAGAAGCCGAGCGAAGGTTGCGGCGGGCTGTGGCTGAGGGCTTTCTGGTTGCCGATCGTGCGCGTGGCGGCGACAGCGCCATCAGAGTATTCGATCTCGGTCCTGATCCCTGATCGGAGATTCAGCCACCAACATCGACACGCGCTCGCGCAGGAAACCTGAAAGGCTCTTGCAAATCTCACGAGGCGGATCTAATCTGAAAGCCTCTTTCAGAATGGACTGTTATGGACACGCCCGAGATCAGACGCACGCTCACCGATGCCGGCGCGCTGGAGGCGCTCGCTCACCCGGTCCGGCTGGACGTGCTCAGCTTCCTGATGTCGCGGGGCCCGGCGACCGCCTCGGAGTGTGCACGCGCGGTCGACGATGCCCCGTCGAACTGCAGTTATCACCTCCGCGTGCTCGCGAAGTATGGTCTCGTCGAGCACACCGCCTCGGAGGACGGCCGGGAGCGGCCTTGGCGCGCCACCATCACTGGCCTGAGCCTCGAATTCGGCGGGGATGACCCCGACGCGGCTGCCAGTGCGACCGCGATGCTCGAAGCGTCGCTCCTTCTGGACTACCAACTTGCCCGTGAGCATGTCCGCCGCCGCGACCGGATCGAGGGACCTTGGCGCGATGTTGACGCGCATGCCCAATACGGCCTCCAGGTCACGCCCGACGAACTCCGCTCCATCGTCGAGCGCGTCGACGCGATCATCCGCCCCTACATCGCTGCGACCCGCACCGAGGCGCCCGCCGACGCCGCCGCGGCCAACATCTCACTGGTCGCCTTCCCGCGGCCGACCTTCGAGAAGGGCTCGAAATGACTTCCCGCACTGCCTTCGCGATCCCGGCGTTCCGTCGACTGTGGAGCGCGGGACTGATCTCCGACACCGGCGACTGGATGCTCTTCATCGCGCTCCCGCTGGTCGTGTTCCAACTCACCGGCTCGGCGGTCGGCACCGCGTTCGCGTTCCTCCTCGAGCTCGTCCCGGCAGTGGTACTCGCCCCGCTTGCCGCCACACTTGTGGGGCGCTTCGACCGCCGATGGCTCATGGTGGTGGTCAACATCGGCCAGGCGCTCGCCCTCCTCCCGTTGCTCTTCGTGCACGGTGCCGGCGAGCTGCCGCTGGCGTACGCCGTGATCCTCGCGCACGCGTCGCTGAGCACGTTGTTCGAGCCCGCGAAGAACACCCTGCTCCCCGAACTCGTCGACTCCGAGCGCCTGGTCTCGGCCAACGCGCTGAACGGTCTGAATCAGAGCCTGGGCCGACTGATCGGAGGGCCACTGGGCGGCATCCTGCTGCTGGCCGGGGATCTGGGACTCGTCGTCGTCGTGGATGCCGCGAGCTATCTGCTGTCAGCAATCCTCATCGCGTCGCTGCCGGCACCCGCACCCGCCTCCACGAAACGGGCCCCCGGCTCGCCGCAGCAGAAGTCCCCTGAGGAGAAGCCCGAAGGACTGCTCGCGGCCCTCAGGATTCCCCGGCTCCGCGGCGCGTACACAGTCATCTTCGTATCCAGCATCGCCCAGGGCATGTTCCTCGTGCTGTTCGTCCTCTTCGTTCTCGGCCCGCTGGGCGCGACCGAGGCCGAAGTCGGAATCCTCCGCGGCGTCCAGGCGATCGGGGCTATCGCGGCGGGCATCACACTCGGCATCTTCGTGCGCGGCACAACACCACGCATCCTTGCCGTCGCCAGCCTTTTCGCCTTCGGCGCCCTGTCGCTCATCACCTGGAACCTGCCCGCCCTCACCACCGGGATCGGGTTCTACCTCATGCTGTTCGCCGCAGTCGGCGCCCCCGGGGTGATCATGATCGCAGGGCTCATGACCGTGCTGCAGGATGAAACCACGCCACGGCAGCGAGGCGCCGTGTTCGCCGCGGTCGGCCTTCTCAGCGCCCTCGGCCAGGCCACCGGCATTCTTCTTAGCGGCCTCGCCGACGGCCCCATCGGTGTCACGCCGCTGCTCGAACTCCAGGGGTGTCTCTACCTCCTCGCCGGCATGGTCGCACTGGTATGGCTGCCCCGCGCCGAGACCGCAATCCCGGCAGCACAGGTCGGCGGTGACCCCGAGTCCGCCGGGCTCGGTACGACAGCACGCTGACGCCGGGTGTCCCGATCGGGGGTCCTCAGCAGACGGCCCGTCCCGGGACTGGGCCGCGGCCATGCCGTCAGTGCACTGTCATTCACCTCGGGGACCGGATCTCATACTGACCGAGCCGCGGCCGCTCCGCGCTCAGCGACCGAACGTCATAGGGGCCCGAGCGAGCGGCTAGTCGCAGGGCGACCCGTGTCGCGACGATCGCGGCGATCGCGGCGGACGAGCGGCTCCATCAAGTGCGTCGAGGCCCCACGTTGCTCAGTTGCACTTCCCATCCACAGGGTTCCCTGCGGACGCCGTCACCACGGCTAATGTGTGGCCATGCTTCGCACTGATTTCCCGCCTCCTGTCGATCCTGGATTCGCTGATACCGGGATGAACGGTGCGTTCTCGGGTTTCTTCGCTCTCGTGGTCCTGGTCGGGGTCATCGGCGTCGGCCTCTCGCTCTACATCGGCGTGCGGAAATACATGATCATCAAGCGATCAGGGCACGACCCGCTCACGGTCGATGCAGCGATGGCGGCGAAGTTCCTGAACAGCGACTTGCTTCGGCCCGGCACCGCCGTGCGCGACGATGCGCCGGCACAATCGATCGAGCAGCGGCTCGCTGACGTGGACGACCTGCACGCGCGAGGGGTGATCTCCGACGCCGAACGCGCGGCTGCACGAGCCGCGATCCTCGCCGGCTGAGGCTGATCGGCTGGGCGACGCCCGTGAAGCTTCGGGCACGCTCGTTTCGATGGTGGGGTGGGTGAAGGTGTCGTTGCAGCCAACTCCCCAGATCGCGTGAGTGGTGACCTCGCGTTCTCCGATGACGGGGCCGGTCGATGGGTCGATGATGATTTCGGATCCGTGGCACCGCGGAGAGCCTCGGTGCGATCGATTGCGACGCCCGTTTCGCCGTCGAGGTTGGACCGGCGCGTTGGGCGGCGGGGACGATGCCCGTGCGTAGGACGGTCAGGATGCGCTCAAAGTGTGTTCGTCTCGAGACGGTCAGCTCACCGCTGACACAGCCGCGTGGATCGCGTCGAGCGTTGCCTGCGGGTTCGAGATCATCGAGACGTGCGAGGCGTTGACCTCGGTCACGGTCGAACCGGCGCGCGCTGCCATGCGCCGCTTCGTCTCGATCGGGATGACTTTGTCTTCCGTGCCGAGCACCGCCCAGCTGGGGATCGACTTCCACGCCGCCGGGCCCGAGGGTGTGACGTTCGCGACGATGGATGCCGGACGCTGTGTCGCAGCAATCAGCCACCGGTCGGCCTCCGGCAAGTCCTGTGCGAACGAGGTGTGGACGACATCTGGCTTGAGCCAGGCGTCAGCCGCGCCCTCGGGTGCGCCGGGGTATCCCGCGAGGTCGAGCACTGTGGTCGGGTCGGCCACTGCGAGCGCCGACCCTGAGCCCTCGAGGATACCCAGCACCGTTTCTCCCTCGTCCGGAATGAAGGCGTCTACATAGACCAGCGCGCGGACGTCCCCCGCAAGGCCTGCGTTCGTGATGACCGCCCCGCCATAGGAGTGACCGACGAGCACGACGGCACCTGATGTGCGCTGCGCGAGGAACGACGCGATGTATGCGGAGTCGCTCGTGAGCCCGCGGAGTTGGTTGGGCGGGGCGAACACCGTGAAACCCTCGGACTGAAGCGTGGGGATGACGGCGTTCCAACTCGAGGAGTCGGCCCAAGCGCCGTGGACGAAGACGATTGTGGGAGTGGTCTGTGGCATTTACGGGCTTCCAATCACGTGGCGCCGCGGCAAGGGGCGACGCTTCCAGAAGGGCGGGGATGCGTCCAGATGCCCGACGCAATGGTCACGATAGGGGCGAAAGGTTCGCGTCGCCAGGTCTCAGGTCAGGTCAGCGTCGTCGATCTGCCCGCGCGCGGGCAAATTCCTTGCTTACGGCGCCGGGCCGGCTTATCGGCGTGCCCACCGGGCCGCGGTGATGATCCGCGCGTTGCGGCGCGAGTAGTGCCCGACGCTGTGGGAAACCGCCCCTAAGCCCGCGAGTATTGGTGACCCCACCGTCCGATCGGTGGGATGTGCCCCTCAGTCCCCGCCGAATCCGGCGGGGAGTTCCTAGTGCTCATGCTTAGGCTGCTTGTTTGTCTCGCTGCGACGGGGCTCGAATTCGCGATCGACGCCGCCGGTGTTTTCGGACTCGCCGTCCTTCTCCACCTCGCCCGCCAAGCACGCGGAAACAGACAACCGCTCATACTCGACTACTGAGTGATGGCGGGGGTCCTCCCGGGGAGCATAGGTACGGATCTGGATCCGTCAGCGGGTGGCCGTGACGTCTGCGCCCATCACCTCGGTACATGGTCATCGACGGGTCCGCTACGGTGGCGGCATGATCGGGAGCCGCACCACCTCACGTCCCGTCCGCGGGGTTCCGGCGCTCGTCGCCGCGATCGCCTCAGCGATTGCCGTACCCGTGAGCTTCGTATTCGGCATCAGAGCCGCGCTCGACGGGAGCGGTTCCGGGTCAGCCGTCTTCCAGGTGGTCTTCATCTTGGGGTTGGTCATCGCTGTTGCGGCCATCGTGGTGTCGATCGTGCATCTGGTGCGTGGCGCTCGGAAGGCGCTGCCGATTGTCACGATCGTGGTTGCGCTACTGCCCTTTGCTGGTGTGCTCGTCGTGTTCTTGGTGAATCTGAACGCGTCCTAGCACCCCACGCTTCGGTGGCTGGAGCACATGAGCTTCGATTTCACCGCGGTGACATTGGTCGCGTTTCTTACAGGGTCCCTCGGCGGGCGTCTTCTCGGGTGCGATAGATGAGGTGCGGTTCGCGTTGAAGCGGTATCTCGATCACGAGTCGGTCTCGGCTCGGCCGCCGCGGCACCCCTTCTGCTTGGATGGCGCCATGAAGCACCGCGAGCGATCGTCCGCCTCGATCGCGTATCTCGGCGCGGCGGGATTGGTCGGAATCTCCATCCTGTTCGCGCCGGTGATCAGCGGTGGATGGTGTGCTGATGCGCCGATTGAAGGCGCGTCGGTCTGCGGTTCAATCCAGCGCTCGCTCATAGGAATCGATACGAATATCTGGCTCTGGACAATATCGAGCGCTGCCGTCGTGGTCGCCACGGTCGTCGCCCTTCGGAAGAGGCGACTTCGCAAGCCATAGAAACCTCGGCGCCACGGTCCGCAAGCCGGTCCGTGATCGGGCACGTGCGCGTGCTGGGATGATTGAGCGTGGCCTCGACATTCACGATCGTGACGTACTCGGACCACTCTGCTGCCGAGCTGTTTGATGTCTCGCTCAACATCGATGCTCATCTGGCCTCGATGGCTGACTCTGGTGAGGGGGCGGTGGCCGGCGTTACGAGCGGTGCCATCGGTCTTGGTGAGACGGTCACCTGGAGAGCGCGCCACTTCGGGATCTGGTTCACGATGACCTCTCGGATCTCCGAAGCGGATGCGCCGCGGCGGTTCGTCGACGAGCAGGTCCATGGTCCGTTTCGAGTGTTTCGTCACGAGCACCGCTTCGCGGAGGTCGGTGGCCGCACCCGGATGACCGATACGTTGACGGTCGGGTCTCCGGTGTTCGGTCGGCTCGTCGAACGACTGGTGCTGGTCCCGTACCTGCGGCAGTTGATCGCGCAGCGAAACGCGCACCTGCTGAAGTCCCTCAGCGAACCCTCCTAAACGGAAGCGACCTGTGCGGGGACCGGTCGCGAAGCGGGCACAGCACCGTGTCGGATTGTCCGCTGCCAGCGGGGTTGCAGCACGTCGTCGCGCGAGACGGATGCGTCCGCAGGCAACTCTTTCGATACATTCATGGCAGCGCCGACACGTCCCGTGTCGGCCATTCCGACGAGGCCGGACTACAGGGACTGGGGCTTTCAAATCCGCTCACGGTCAGAAGACTTGCAGGGTTCGCTTCAGGTGGTGGTCAGCGACCGAGTCTCGATAAAGGACGCCGTCCTTCGCGGCTGAGCCATCTCTCGCACGCGACCGCAGGGCGGTAGGTCAGCGTGCAGCTCGCCGGGTCCAGCGCAGTGGCAAGACGAAATGCGCGACGGAGATCGCGAACAGCGACCACGCTGCCAGTAGCACCCAACCGTTCGTGTCGCGCACCTCGTAGGTGCCGAGTTCATCGGTAGCGGTACTCATCGGCGCGACGGCGATGATGATGACGCACCCGACAAATCCGAGGACGACGCCGGCGACAGTCAGCTCGCCGTGC contains the following coding sequences:
- a CDS encoding SRPBCC family protein, whose protein sequence is MASTFTIVTYSDHSAAELFDVSLNIDAHLASMADSGEGAVAGVTSGAIGLGETVTWRARHFGIWFTMTSRISEADAPRRFVDEQVHGPFRVFRHEHRFAEVGGRTRMTDTLTVGSPVFGRLVERLVLVPYLRQLIAQRNAHLLKSLSEPS